The following proteins come from a genomic window of Pseudocalidococcus azoricus BACA0444:
- a CDS encoding hemolysin family protein, producing the protein MLLLLTGMVTFWPSVMALPGTAEPGLGWRLLFVIFLLVINAFFVAAEFSIINVRRTRVEQLVAEGQRGARQVQILQQRLDRLLSTTQLGITLACLSLGWVGEVIVAPLVSHLFAAVPFLPNPNWSHALTIPLAFFLTAYLQIVLGELVPKGLALRFPEELSRSLGPASLWIARLVKPIIWLLTASTQGLLDLFGLGDANSLLSYQVTPEELEIMIRSEESSGLEEDERELLTNVFAFGDVLVEEVMIPRTQIEALPDVATLGDVLSVVAETGHSYFPVMRESLDSVRGILAFKDLAAALATGELTPADSILPWIRPVWFVPEGTQLGDLLPLMQRYRLSMVMIREAESRGTAGLVTLKDMINEIIGTDEGEADPTPAIRALDNQTFMVQAQTDIEEVNERLELAFPIVDEYHTLGGFLFFHFQKVPEIGETLVYENLELTVISCDGPRLDQIQILKHPRPPESIIDI; encoded by the coding sequence ATGCTGCTGTTGCTGACTGGGATGGTGACGTTTTGGCCCTCTGTAATGGCGTTGCCCGGAACTGCTGAACCCGGCCTGGGGTGGCGATTACTTTTTGTCATATTCTTACTGGTGATCAATGCTTTCTTTGTAGCAGCAGAGTTTTCAATTATCAATGTCCGCCGGACGCGGGTTGAACAATTAGTTGCGGAAGGACAACGGGGCGCACGTCAAGTTCAAATTCTCCAACAGCGTTTGGATCGGCTGTTATCTACAACTCAACTGGGCATTACCTTGGCCTGCTTAAGCCTTGGTTGGGTGGGGGAAGTCATTGTCGCCCCTTTGGTTAGCCATCTGTTTGCCGCTGTTCCCTTTTTACCTAACCCCAACTGGAGCCATGCCTTAACAATTCCACTGGCATTTTTCTTGACGGCATACCTACAAATTGTCCTAGGTGAGTTAGTCCCCAAGGGCCTAGCCCTCCGTTTTCCCGAGGAATTATCTCGCTCCCTCGGGCCAGCTAGTTTGTGGATTGCCCGTTTGGTGAAGCCAATTATCTGGTTGTTAACCGCTTCGACCCAGGGTTTATTGGATCTCTTTGGTCTGGGCGATGCCAATTCTTTACTTTCTTACCAAGTCACCCCCGAAGAGTTGGAAATTATGATTCGCTCCGAAGAGTCCAGTGGCCTGGAGGAGGATGAACGGGAATTATTGACCAATGTCTTCGCTTTTGGGGATGTTCTTGTGGAAGAAGTGATGATTCCCCGAACTCAAATTGAAGCCTTACCAGATGTGGCCACCTTGGGCGATGTCCTCTCAGTGGTGGCAGAAACCGGGCACTCTTACTTTCCCGTCATGCGTGAGTCTTTGGATTCTGTGCGGGGGATTCTGGCTTTTAAGGATTTAGCCGCTGCCTTAGCCACAGGTGAACTGACTCCAGCAGATAGCATTTTGCCTTGGATCAGGCCCGTTTGGTTTGTCCCAGAAGGAACTCAGTTAGGGGATTTACTGCCTTTGATGCAACGCTATCGCCTCAGTATGGTGATGATTCGGGAAGCAGAATCACGGGGGACAGCCGGCCTGGTGACATTGAAAGACATGATTAACGAAATTATTGGGACGGACGAAGGTGAAGCAGACCCAACTCCCGCCATCCGCGCCCTAGACAATCAGACCTTTATGGTGCAGGCTCAAACTGACATTGAGGAGGTCAATGAGCGACTGGAGTTAGCCTTCCCCATTGTTGACGAATACCATACACTGGGGGGATTTTTGTTCTTTCACTTTCAAAAAGTTCCTGAAATTGGCGAGACACTGGTTTATGAAAACCTGGAACTGACGGTGATTTCCTGTGACGGCCCACGGCTGGATCAAATTCAAATCCTCAAGCACCCCCGGCCCCCTGAGTCAATAATAGACATCTAG
- the petL gene encoding cytochrome b6-f complex subunit PetL — protein sequence MEVVAYGLWIGGAAGIAITLFYGLRLIKLI from the coding sequence ATGGAAGTTGTTGCTTATGGTCTCTGGATTGGTGGAGCTGCTGGCATTGCCATTACCTTGTTCTATGGGCTGCGGTTGATCAAATTAATCTAG
- a CDS encoding homogentisate phytyltransferase: MTFPSRKVPNWLRSFWQFSRPHTIIGTTLSVWSIYTLAVMDSGQAWDFLPMAIGAWVACLAGNVYIVGLNQILDIPIDQINKPHLPLAAGEFTVPQAWIIVISMGLVSLGLGIEQGMILLGVISLSLLIGTAYSLPPIRLKRYPFWAALCILGVRGIIVNLGLFWHFQARLNQPLAITNLVWALTGFVVVFTVAIALCKDIPDLEGDRQFQIATLTVRFGPKAVFQITLAVLALAYGGLILTSLVVNLGVNLPLFVGGHLLLLVILWLQARRVELNDITSITRFYQFIWRLFFWEYIFLPVLAVTNHWR; the protein is encoded by the coding sequence ATGACCTTTCCTTCCCGCAAAGTTCCGAATTGGCTCCGTTCCTTCTGGCAGTTTTCCCGTCCCCATACAATCATTGGCACGACTTTAAGTGTCTGGAGTATTTACACCTTGGCGGTGATGGATTCAGGCCAGGCCTGGGATTTTCTGCCGATGGCGATTGGGGCCTGGGTGGCTTGTTTAGCGGGAAATGTTTATATTGTCGGTCTAAATCAGATTTTAGATATTCCCATTGACCAAATCAATAAGCCCCATTTACCCCTAGCCGCAGGAGAGTTTACAGTTCCCCAGGCCTGGATCATTGTTATCAGTATGGGATTGGTTAGTTTGGGACTGGGTATTGAGCAGGGGATGATTTTATTGGGCGTAATTAGCCTGAGTTTATTGATTGGCACGGCCTATTCTTTACCGCCTATTCGTCTCAAACGCTATCCCTTCTGGGCGGCCCTTTGTATTTTGGGAGTCCGGGGGATTATCGTCAATCTCGGCCTATTTTGGCATTTTCAAGCCCGGCTCAATCAACCCCTAGCCATAACCAATCTAGTTTGGGCATTAACTGGATTTGTGGTCGTGTTCACGGTGGCCATTGCCCTATGTAAGGATATTCCTGATTTAGAGGGAGATCGCCAGTTTCAAATTGCCACCTTGACCGTTAGGTTTGGCCCAAAAGCCGTTTTCCAGATTACCTTAGCTGTCCTTGCCCTGGCCTATGGAGGATTGATTCTGACCAGTTTGGTTGTTAACTTAGGCGTTAATTTGCCCCTGTTTGTTGGTGGCCATCTACTCCTGTTGGTCATCCTCTGGCTCCAGGCCCGCCGGGTTGAATTAAACGACATTACCAGCATCACTCGTTTTTATCAATTTATTTGGAGACTATTTTTCTGGGAATACATTTTCTTACCAGTATTAGCTGTCACAAATCATTGGCGTTAA
- the cofG gene encoding 7,8-didemethyl-8-hydroxy-5-deazariboflavin synthase subunit CofG — MPVITYSPAFTLVPTYECFNRCTYCNFREDIGSGAWLRVAEAKEILQGIAGQGICEILILAGEVAPQSPQRGAWLERIYQLGELALNLGFLPHTNAGVLTATEMAYLKTVNVSQGLMLEQVTPQLLRTVHHQAPTKAPTLRIEHLHQAGRLQIPSTTGLLLGIGETAKDRIDTLKVIAELHQRWGHIQEVILQPYSPGLAQHLPNLGYELDQLPSLIHQARRILPPDITLQIPPNLIPSFDLLLACLEAGARDLGGLVPYDHVNPAYPHADLIDLKTRLAKAGWDLHPRLPVYPQYLQYLPPHLRAQSQAWQTRFEAAITLIPNH, encoded by the coding sequence ATGCCCGTCATTACCTATAGTCCTGCTTTTACACTGGTTCCCACCTATGAATGTTTTAATCGCTGTACTTATTGCAACTTTCGGGAGGATATTGGCTCCGGGGCCTGGTTAAGGGTGGCTGAAGCAAAAGAAATCTTGCAGGGCATTGCGGGCCAAGGAATTTGCGAAATTTTGATCCTCGCTGGAGAAGTCGCCCCTCAAAGTCCGCAGCGCGGGGCCTGGCTAGAGCGTATTTATCAACTGGGAGAATTAGCCTTGAACTTGGGTTTTTTACCCCACACCAATGCCGGAGTCTTAACCGCGACCGAAATGGCCTACTTAAAAACGGTAAATGTCTCCCAAGGCTTGATGTTAGAGCAGGTGACCCCTCAACTCCTAAGGACTGTCCACCACCAGGCCCCAACCAAAGCCCCAACTTTACGGATTGAACATCTCCACCAGGCCGGCCGACTCCAGATTCCCTCCACGACGGGGTTGTTATTAGGGATTGGAGAAACCGCCAAAGACCGCATTGACACCCTAAAGGTTATTGCCGAACTGCATCAGCGTTGGGGCCATATTCAGGAGGTGATTTTGCAACCCTATAGCCCCGGCCTCGCCCAACATTTACCCAACCTTGGCTATGAACTGGATCAGTTACCGTCCCTGATTCACCAGGCCCGCCGGATTCTTCCCCCCGACATTACGCTGCAAATTCCCCCTAATTTAATCCCCAGTTTTGACCTCCTCTTGGCCTGTTTGGAGGCCGGGGCGCGGGATTTAGGTGGGCTTGTCCCCTATGATCATGTCAATCCGGCCTATCCCCATGCAGATTTGATTGACCTCAAAACCCGTTTGGCCAAGGCTGGCTGGGATTTACACCCCCGTTTACCCGTTTATCCCCAATATTTGCAGTACCTCCCTCCCCATCTGCGCGCTCAGTCCCAGGCCTGGCAAACCCGTTTTGAGGCAGCCATAACCCTAATCCCCAATCATTAA
- a CDS encoding DUF3038 domain-containing protein: MVLDEGLRSVGPGGDAIDLDNIKTQLDLVLLALEALTGLGSEAILQAASELKLVDFVSDRVGLWRLRQSNPLRRGSGGRKKLDIEEARSLVLISTHLARNHQTQIRQAIEHWETLEKDARSPQQDPLLGDYLDAFTGLYQERMSHQGVVGEDLSELALSLLIDLLFYSSPQGSRRMWLALLDRTQAQI; this comes from the coding sequence ATGGTGTTGGATGAGGGATTGCGGTCAGTCGGGCCTGGGGGCGATGCCATTGACCTGGATAATATTAAGACCCAGTTGGATTTGGTCTTGTTGGCCCTAGAGGCATTGACTGGCCTGGGTTCAGAAGCCATTCTCCAAGCTGCCTCAGAATTAAAACTGGTGGATTTTGTCTCAGATCGGGTGGGCCTGTGGCGACTCCGGCAATCCAATCCCTTAAGGCGGGGCAGTGGCGGCCGCAAAAAACTGGATATTGAAGAAGCCCGCTCCCTCGTTTTAATCAGTACACATCTGGCCCGGAATCATCAAACCCAAATTCGCCAGGCCATCGAACATTGGGAAACCCTCGAAAAAGATGCCCGCTCACCCCAACAGGATCCCCTGCTCGGTGATTACCTCGATGCCTTTACGGGACTCTATCAAGAGCGGATGAGCCACCAAGGGGTTGTTGGGGAGGATTTATCAGAATTAGCCTTAAGTTTACTGATTGATTTGCTGTTCTACAGTAGTCCCCAAGGCTCCCGGCGAATGTGGTTAGCCCTTCTAGATCGGACTCAAGCGCAAATTTGA
- a CDS encoding MFS transporter — MPQRPLISPLILILVTIVIDRIGESLIFPILPFLVEPFGLDALGITLLFSVFAAAQFLAAPILGALSDQWGRRPILLFCVFGTAVSYFVFALANQAWIFFLSRIIDGVTGGVVSTAQAYIADSSKPENRAKNFGLTGAAFGIGFIVGPAIGGSLAIINPRLPIFLAGAIALVNVVVAYFTLPESLPKDQRSPMRLQDLNPFRQMGTFLVVPQISGLMVSLFIFNFAFGGFTSVFVLILKNVFGWGVAQAGLVFMVVGIVSTIVQAGLIRRLIPWLGEVRLTIVGFICLAGALMILPWIPRLEPGVSIGVFGSVILLAFGVGIMSPSLRGLISNRVSAQDQGKVMGSSQGLASVAGILGPAWAGWVFSGSQLAPAWQAGLLMILALGFALLSLRPVSVKPL, encoded by the coding sequence ATGCCCCAACGTCCCCTGATTTCCCCGTTGATTCTGATTTTGGTCACGATTGTGATTGATCGGATTGGGGAGAGTTTAATTTTTCCAATTTTGCCGTTTTTGGTTGAACCCTTTGGCCTGGATGCCTTGGGAATTACGCTGCTGTTCTCGGTGTTTGCGGCGGCACAGTTTTTGGCAGCTCCGATTTTGGGGGCCTTGTCGGATCAGTGGGGGCGGCGACCTATATTGCTCTTTTGTGTGTTTGGGACGGCCGTATCCTATTTTGTCTTTGCCTTAGCCAACCAGGCCTGGATATTTTTTCTTTCCCGAATTATTGATGGTGTCACCGGGGGAGTGGTTTCCACAGCCCAGGCCTATATTGCCGATAGCTCCAAACCGGAAAATCGGGCCAAGAATTTTGGTTTAACCGGGGCCGCTTTTGGGATTGGCTTTATTGTTGGGCCTGCGATTGGTGGCTCCTTGGCGATCATTAACCCCCGCTTGCCGATTTTTTTAGCTGGAGCGATTGCTCTGGTTAATGTCGTTGTAGCTTATTTCACCTTGCCGGAGTCGTTACCCAAAGATCAGCGATCTCCAATGCGACTTCAGGACTTGAACCCGTTTCGTCAAATGGGAACCTTCTTGGTTGTGCCGCAAATTTCTGGGTTGATGGTGTCCCTGTTTATTTTTAACTTTGCTTTTGGTGGGTTTACCAGCGTGTTTGTCCTGATTTTGAAGAATGTCTTTGGTTGGGGGGTGGCCCAGGCCGGGTTGGTGTTTATGGTGGTGGGGATTGTGAGTACGATTGTCCAGGCCGGGTTAATCAGGCGGTTGATTCCCTGGCTTGGCGAAGTCCGCTTAACGATTGTGGGGTTTATCTGTTTGGCCGGGGCGTTAATGATTTTGCCCTGGATTCCGCGCCTGGAACCGGGGGTGAGTATTGGTGTGTTTGGCAGTGTGATCCTCTTAGCCTTTGGGGTGGGGATTATGTCGCCTTCATTGCGAGGGTTAATTTCCAATCGGGTTTCGGCCCAAGATCAAGGCAAGGTGATGGGCAGTAGTCAGGGGTTGGCTAGTGTAGCAGGAATTTTGGGGCCGGCCTGGGCGGGGTGGGTGTTTAGTGGCAGTCAATTGGCACCGGCCTGGCAAGCGGGATTGTTGATGATCTTGGCTTTGGGATTTGCTTTGCTGAGTTTACGCCCCGTTTCCGTCAAGCCGCTGTAG
- a CDS encoding ABC transporter ATP-binding protein, which translates to MQASTNEQSSPPPLSTSAPRRDSDWRLFLRLLPYAQPYSRPLIIAGIMLIPLALSAALQPIIIGQAISFLKQEPSTYDFLEGLELTQGIDLLTLLLFLTVVVRFGLQGIQGYWVTKIGQQITADIRQDLFRHVTSLSAGFFDRTPVGKLITRLTSDVEALGDVFATGAVGVVSDLFSILVVAITMIWTNPLLGTMLLGMVIPITGLIIYFQNQYRQANYKAREELSALNANLQENIVGIGVVQIFRRESFNSQLFQTVNKRYVKAVDHTIFYDSAVSATLEWITFAAVAGVLLLGGKLVEQQQIDFGVLATFILFSQRVFDPLRQLAEKFTTIQAGFTAVERITDLMNQPIAIRDPEKPTLLPRPDTSTAIGEVKFSDVWLAYKDDEYVLQGLDFRIKPGEKVAIVGPTGAGKSSLIRLLCRLYEASRGQVLVDGVDVRNLSQTELRRHIGVILQDGFLFSGDVKSNISLGEDYSLAEIQAAARQMNVANFIEQLPQGYNTELRERGTNLSAGQKQLLAFARVAIRNPRILVLDEATASLDVGTEAMIQTALEKLLVNRTAIIIAHRLSTIRYVDRILVLKRGRLVEIGSHEELLAAGGVYASLYQLQQLGVA; encoded by the coding sequence ATGCAAGCTTCTACGAACGAGCAAAGCTCTCCACCTCCTCTGTCCACCTCCGCCCCCCGGCGTGATAGTGATTGGCGACTCTTTTTACGACTGCTCCCCTATGCCCAACCCTATTCTCGGCCCCTAATAATCGCCGGGATCATGCTCATTCCCCTGGCCCTATCTGCGGCCCTCCAACCGATTATCATTGGCCAGGCCATTTCATTTCTCAAGCAAGAACCGAGCACCTATGATTTTCTCGAAGGCCTGGAACTCACTCAAGGGATTGATTTATTAACCCTGCTGCTGTTTTTAACAGTGGTTGTCCGGTTTGGGCTACAAGGGATTCAGGGCTATTGGGTCACCAAAATTGGCCAGCAAATTACGGCTGATATTCGCCAAGACCTCTTTCGCCATGTCACCTCCCTCTCGGCCGGATTTTTTGATCGCACCCCCGTCGGCAAGTTAATTACCCGGTTAACCAGTGATGTGGAAGCCTTGGGAGATGTGTTTGCGACCGGAGCCGTTGGGGTCGTTAGCGATCTCTTTTCAATTCTGGTGGTGGCAATCACGATGATTTGGACGAATCCGTTGCTGGGGACGATGTTGCTGGGAATGGTGATTCCAATTACGGGGTTGATTATTTACTTTCAAAACCAATACCGCCAGGCCAACTATAAAGCTCGGGAAGAACTCTCCGCCCTCAACGCCAACCTCCAGGAAAACATTGTTGGGATTGGGGTCGTCCAAATTTTTCGGCGGGAATCATTTAACAGTCAGCTTTTTCAAACCGTTAACAAACGCTATGTCAAAGCCGTGGATCACACCATTTTTTATGATTCGGCCGTATCCGCAACCCTAGAATGGATCACCTTTGCGGCAGTGGCGGGGGTTTTGCTGCTGGGGGGAAAACTAGTCGAGCAACAACAGATTGACTTTGGCGTATTGGCCACCTTTATCCTCTTTTCCCAACGGGTTTTTGATCCGCTCCGCCAATTGGCGGAAAAATTTACAACCATCCAAGCTGGGTTTACGGCCGTGGAACGGATTACCGATTTGATGAACCAACCCATTGCCATCCGCGACCCGGAAAAGCCCACCCTTTTGCCCAGGCCAGACACTAGCACTGCCATCGGTGAAGTTAAGTTTTCAGATGTTTGGTTAGCGTATAAAGATGATGAATATGTCCTCCAGGGCCTGGACTTTAGGATCAAACCCGGGGAAAAAGTCGCGATTGTCGGGCCAACGGGGGCGGGTAAAAGTTCCCTGATCCGGCTGCTCTGTCGTCTTTATGAAGCCAGTCGGGGACAAGTTTTAGTGGATGGGGTGGATGTCCGCAACCTGTCCCAAACGGAACTGCGCCGCCATATTGGGGTAATTCTCCAGGATGGTTTTCTCTTTTCTGGGGATGTCAAAAGCAATATTTCACTCGGGGAAGACTACTCACTGGCGGAAATCCAGGCCGCGGCCCGACAGATGAACGTGGCCAACTTTATTGAACAACTCCCCCAAGGCTACAACACAGAATTGCGGGAACGGGGCACGAACTTATCGGCCGGACAAAAACAACTCTTAGCCTTTGCCAGGGTCGCAATTCGTAATCCCCGTATCTTGGTTTTGGATGAGGCCACCGCCAGTTTAGATGTCGGGACAGAAGCGATGATTCAAACGGCTTTGGAAAAACTCTTGGTCAACCGCACGGCGATTATCATTGCCCACCGCCTCTCAACGATTCGGTATGTGGATCGGATTCTGGTGCTGAAACGGGGGAGATTGGTGGAAATTGGTTCCCATGAGGAGCTACTGGCCGCTGGAGGGGTCTATGCCAGCCTTTACCAGTTACAGCAGTTGGGGGTTGCTTAG
- the cysE gene encoding serine O-acetyltransferase has product MFKSLQADFRIIFERDPAARNWLEVLLCYPGLQALWTHRISHWLWTLGLPVIPRFLSQVSRWFTGIEIHPGATIGQGVFIDHGMGVVIGETAIIGDYCLIYQGVTLGGTGKETGKRHPTLGENVVVGAGAKVLGNLLIGSNVRIGAGSVVLRDVPSDCTVVGIPGRIVYRAGAKVAPLEHGQLPDSEAKAIRYLLDRIEALETQVKTLQADQPRPELNMDQIPVVAGALERELLETSCSLRDRAIEEFLNGSGI; this is encoded by the coding sequence GTGTTCAAATCACTCCAGGCCGATTTTCGGATTATCTTTGAGCGCGACCCTGCAGCCCGAAATTGGTTAGAGGTTTTACTTTGTTACCCAGGCCTGCAAGCATTGTGGACGCACCGTATTTCCCATTGGTTATGGACATTGGGCCTGCCAGTCATTCCCCGCTTCCTATCCCAAGTGTCTCGCTGGTTCACAGGCATTGAAATCCATCCAGGGGCAACCATTGGCCAGGGGGTCTTTATTGATCACGGCATGGGGGTTGTGATTGGCGAAACAGCAATTATTGGCGACTATTGTTTGATTTACCAAGGTGTCACTCTCGGCGGAACAGGTAAAGAAACCGGCAAACGCCATCCGACCCTCGGGGAAAACGTTGTCGTCGGGGCTGGGGCCAAGGTCTTAGGGAATTTGTTGATTGGCAGTAATGTGCGGATCGGAGCGGGTTCGGTGGTGCTGCGGGATGTCCCTTCGGATTGCACAGTCGTCGGGATTCCGGGGCGGATTGTCTATCGGGCTGGGGCCAAGGTTGCTCCCCTAGAACATGGCCAACTCCCCGACTCTGAGGCCAAAGCCATTCGTTATCTCCTCGACCGGATTGAAGCCCTGGAAACCCAAGTCAAAACCCTGCAAGCTGACCAACCCAGGCCTGAATTAAACATGGATCAGATTCCTGTCGTAGCGGGGGCTTTAGAACGAGAGCTTTTAGAGACAAGCTGTAGTTTGCGCGACCGGGCCATTGAAGAATTTCTCAACGGTTCTGGGATTTAG
- a CDS encoding glycosyltransferase family 2 protein encodes MPQARPELNSLAVIVPLYNVMAQRGGDVLQATLGSIEASLTYFDHKYPQASAIQTEVVIVDDGSTDNTMEIVEQFAKDKPNYQLIKLPMNLGTAAARNFGVKFSQAQSLFFCDGDDRFLPEHIFIAFSVLNQPIAQSNSQGDYFGAVRTGVYTRDPLHPHWQKALENSIPLNLCVRREVHEFIGGFPEDAVFREFKYGTEDIAYTTWMQPFCHQAHLERKTVEYIRYPGSYFERQLAKFQAAPGLVNDDLSPADLARHQEINRIIQERLNQLHQQFNGPELELNRQEQVA; translated from the coding sequence ATGCCCCAGGCCAGGCCGGAACTCAATTCTCTAGCAGTGATTGTCCCCCTATATAACGTCATGGCCCAGCGGGGAGGAGATGTTCTTCAGGCCACCTTAGGGAGTATTGAAGCCAGTCTTACCTATTTCGATCACAAATACCCCCAGGCCAGCGCAATTCAAACCGAAGTCGTGATTGTGGATGACGGCTCTACGGACAACACCATGGAGATTGTGGAGCAATTTGCTAAAGATAAGCCCAATTACCAACTAATCAAGCTTCCGATGAATTTAGGTACGGCCGCAGCTCGCAATTTTGGGGTTAAATTTTCCCAGGCCCAGTCCCTGTTCTTTTGCGATGGCGATGACCGATTTTTACCAGAACATATCTTTATTGCCTTCTCAGTCTTAAACCAACCCATAGCCCAGAGCAATTCCCAGGGAGACTATTTTGGGGCCGTTCGCACAGGTGTTTATACCCGCGATCCGCTCCATCCCCACTGGCAAAAGGCCTTGGAAAATAGTATTCCGCTCAATCTTTGTGTCCGGCGAGAGGTGCATGAATTTATTGGCGGATTTCCAGAGGATGCAGTTTTTCGGGAATTTAAGTACGGCACCGAAGATATCGCCTATACCACCTGGATGCAGCCCTTTTGTCATCAAGCCCACCTAGAGCGCAAAACAGTAGAATACATTCGCTATCCTGGCAGTTATTTTGAACGACAACTGGCCAAATTCCAAGCCGCCCCCGGACTCGTCAATGATGATCTATCTCCTGCCGATCTAGCCCGTCATCAAGAAATTAATCGGATTATTCAAGAGCGGCTAAATCAACTACATCAACAATTTAATGGCCCAGAGTTGGAATTAAATCGCCAAGAACAAGTGGCCTAG
- a CDS encoding site-specific integrase, producing MSLSRINQANGRLKSSKVGVQIQAQGDRLYLRATLPSKSGDKPAHQQRIALGVMANPAGVSFAEKEARKVGLMLAENTFTWDKYQKQSRPDQVSDWIERFEAHYFKTRERNDKTLTTWKGDYLKILKLLPQEQPLTVEALRAVIDSTPLNSKTRKRACMVASALAKFAELPLDVQGLGGNYSPKRTSPREIPEDALIAECWEKLSNPAWRWVYGMLATYGLRPHEVFRLNLDAIRSGSLVLEVQENTKTGFRRVWPCYPEWFEQFNLSQVILPPVDASRSNTRVGESCTKYLSEKLPFKPYDLRHAWAIRTLSFGLDITLAAQQMGHSVQTHSETYHHWISDQVHQRAFETLMLRPDRPLPPILHFE from the coding sequence ATGAGTCTAAGTCGCATAAACCAGGCCAATGGCCGCCTGAAGTCATCCAAGGTGGGGGTGCAAATTCAAGCACAGGGTGATCGGTTATATCTGCGGGCCACGTTGCCGAGTAAGTCAGGAGATAAGCCAGCGCACCAGCAACGAATCGCTTTAGGCGTTATGGCAAACCCGGCCGGGGTCAGTTTTGCTGAGAAAGAAGCCCGCAAGGTTGGCCTGATGTTGGCAGAAAATACCTTTACCTGGGATAAATATCAGAAGCAATCACGGCCCGATCAGGTGAGCGACTGGATAGAACGATTTGAAGCTCACTATTTCAAAACCAGGGAGAGAAACGATAAAACCTTGACTACCTGGAAGGGGGACTATCTGAAAATTCTGAAGTTGCTGCCCCAAGAGCAGCCCTTGACCGTTGAAGCATTGCGGGCCGTGATTGACTCTACCCCACTGAACAGCAAAACCCGGAAGCGGGCCTGCATGGTGGCTAGTGCGTTGGCCAAGTTTGCTGAGTTGCCCCTGGACGTTCAAGGCCTGGGGGGGAACTACTCCCCTAAAAGAACATCCCCTAGAGAGATTCCAGAGGATGCCTTGATTGCTGAGTGTTGGGAGAAGTTGAGTAACCCGGCCTGGCGGTGGGTTTATGGGATGCTGGCCACTTACGGGCTGAGGCCCCATGAAGTTTTTCGATTGAACCTGGACGCTATCCGTAGCGGTTCTCTGGTGCTTGAAGTTCAGGAAAACACTAAAACTGGATTTAGGCGGGTTTGGCCGTGCTATCCAGAGTGGTTTGAGCAATTCAACTTGTCTCAGGTGATTTTGCCCCCTGTGGATGCCAGCCGGTCTAATACCAGGGTGGGGGAAAGCTGCACTAAATACCTGAGTGAGAAATTGCCATTTAAGCCCTATGACCTCCGGCACGCGTGGGCTATTAGAACCCTTAGCTTTGGGCTTGACATTACCCTGGCTGCACAACAGATGGGTCATTCTGTGCAAACCCACTCTGAGACTTACCACCACTGGATTAGTGATCAAGTTCATCAGCGGGCTTTTGAGACTCTGATGTTGAGGCCTGATCGTCCTCTACCTCCCATTCTTCACTTTGAATGA
- the bcp gene encoding thioredoxin-dependent thiol peroxidase, whose product MALVTAQPAPDFSLIDTDGNLVKLADLRGIWVVLYFYPRDNTPGCTKEACGFRDIFAELKRRNVIVLGVSADDTKSHKKFSEKLSLPFPLLSDPDAQVATAYESFGPKKFMGKEFTGIYRNTFLIDPEGNIAKIYQKVKPETHPTQILADINSLSA is encoded by the coding sequence ATGGCTCTGGTAACTGCCCAACCCGCCCCTGACTTTAGTCTGATTGATACCGACGGCAACCTCGTCAAACTTGCAGATTTACGGGGAATTTGGGTTGTGCTTTACTTTTATCCCCGTGATAATACCCCTGGCTGTACCAAAGAAGCCTGTGGATTTCGAGATATTTTTGCCGAACTGAAACGCCGCAATGTGATCGTCTTGGGTGTCAGCGCTGATGATACGAAGTCCCACAAGAAATTTTCCGAAAAGTTAAGTTTACCCTTCCCACTGCTATCAGATCCAGATGCCCAAGTTGCCACTGCCTATGAAAGCTTTGGCCCCAAAAAATTCATGGGTAAAGAGTTCACTGGCATCTACCGAAATACATTTTTAATTGATCCTGAGGGCAACATTGCCAAAATTTATCAAAAGGTTAAACCGGAAACCCATCCGACTCAAATTTTGGCTGATATTAATTCCTTGAGTGCCTAG